A genomic region of Streptomyces rimosus contains the following coding sequences:
- a CDS encoding antibiotic biosynthesis monooxygenase: MPGFVSAHLHVSLDGRRVVNYVQWAGEEQYEEALRRPDVREHIGQVAALAEAHDLALLRVRSVHHRNGRQA, encoded by the coding sequence GTGCCCGGCTTCGTGTCCGCGCACCTGCACGTCAGCCTGGACGGCCGCCGCGTCGTCAACTACGTGCAGTGGGCGGGCGAGGAACAGTACGAGGAAGCGCTGCGGCGCCCCGACGTCCGCGAGCACATCGGCCAGGTGGCGGCGCTCGCGGAAGCCCACGACCTGGCCCTCCTACGGGTCCGTTCGGTCCACCACCGCAACGGCCGGCAGGCATGA
- a CDS encoding phosphatase PAP2 family protein — MAGLAMDGSNPDVDVLDGINGLAKDAPHWLNRAMEYLGEYGIIAGLAVLCLIAWWGARKRPDAPSAVAGLVWAPLAAGMALLANIPIRAVVERPRPFKDHAGLEVLIPGKSDFSFVSDHATLTMAVGVGLFIAHRKYGLIGIALALLEGFCRVYMGVHYPTDVIGGFALGTAMALLLAPVALALLVPVTTAVSRSPGWWLVRAGGPAARPVSGPVTAVPPVSHTERDEDLAA, encoded by the coding sequence ATGGCTGGACTCGCAATGGACGGGTCGAACCCCGATGTGGACGTGCTCGACGGCATCAACGGCCTCGCGAAGGACGCACCGCACTGGCTCAACCGCGCCATGGAGTACCTCGGCGAGTACGGCATCATCGCCGGCCTCGCGGTGCTGTGCCTGATCGCCTGGTGGGGCGCCCGCAAGCGGCCGGACGCGCCGTCCGCCGTGGCGGGCCTGGTCTGGGCGCCGCTGGCGGCCGGTATGGCGCTGCTGGCCAACATCCCGATCCGGGCGGTGGTGGAGCGGCCCCGGCCGTTCAAGGACCACGCGGGCCTGGAAGTGCTCATCCCGGGCAAGAGCGACTTCTCGTTCGTCAGTGACCACGCGACGCTGACCATGGCGGTCGGTGTGGGGCTGTTCATCGCCCACCGCAAGTACGGCCTGATCGGTATCGCGCTGGCGCTGCTCGAAGGGTTCTGCCGGGTCTACATGGGTGTGCACTACCCGACCGACGTGATCGGCGGCTTCGCGCTCGGCACGGCGATGGCGCTGCTGCTCGCGCCGGTGGCGCTGGCGCTGCTGGTGCCGGTGACGACCGCCGTGAGCCGCTCGCCCGGGTGGTGGCTGGTCCGGGCCGGCGGCCCGGCGGCGCGCCCGGTGTCCGGGCCGGTGACGGCCGTACCGCCGGTGTCCCACACGGAGCGGGACGAGGACCTGGCGGCGTAG
- a CDS encoding bifunctional lytic transglycosylase/C40 family peptidase: protein MRKFWVAGGLGVGLVLCFLALLVVGVYAAAAGLAGGAGRAVGLAKGAVPAAYQPLVQKWGNLCPAINPALLAAQLYQESGWNPRAQSPAAAQGIAQFIPGTWQTHGIDGNGDGRRDVWDPADAIPSAASYDCELAKYVKDVPGDPAHNMLAAYNAGAYRVIRAGGVPAISETQNYVRIITTLAKSFEAPVGRVAPSRQAASAIYFAQEQLGKPYLWGGNGTPEQNGRFDCSGLTKAAYHSVGIELPRVANDQWNAGPHPKRDELLPGDLVFFAHNLNDPRSIHHVGIYVGGGYMINAPYTGAVIRFDKIDKPDYIGATRVTADGAKALPSANAA from the coding sequence GTGCGCAAATTCTGGGTGGCGGGTGGGCTCGGGGTCGGACTGGTGCTCTGCTTCCTCGCGCTGCTCGTGGTGGGCGTGTACGCGGCCGCCGCGGGACTGGCGGGCGGTGCGGGCCGGGCCGTGGGGCTGGCGAAGGGGGCCGTACCGGCCGCGTACCAGCCGTTGGTGCAGAAGTGGGGCAACCTCTGCCCCGCCATCAACCCGGCGCTGCTCGCCGCGCAGCTCTACCAGGAGAGCGGCTGGAACCCCCGCGCCCAGAGCCCGGCGGCGGCGCAGGGCATCGCCCAGTTCATCCCCGGCACGTGGCAGACGCACGGCATAGACGGGAACGGGGACGGCCGGCGGGACGTGTGGGACCCGGCGGACGCGATCCCTTCGGCGGCGTCGTACGACTGCGAGCTGGCGAAGTACGTGAAGGACGTGCCCGGCGACCCGGCGCACAACATGCTCGCGGCGTACAACGCGGGCGCGTACCGCGTCATCCGGGCGGGCGGGGTGCCGGCGATCAGCGAGACGCAGAACTACGTACGGATCATCACGACCCTCGCGAAGAGCTTCGAGGCGCCGGTGGGGCGGGTCGCGCCGTCCCGGCAGGCGGCCTCCGCGATCTACTTCGCCCAGGAGCAGCTGGGCAAGCCGTACCTGTGGGGCGGCAACGGCACACCGGAGCAGAACGGGCGTTTCGACTGTTCGGGGCTGACGAAGGCGGCGTACCACTCGGTGGGGATCGAGCTGCCGCGCGTCGCCAACGACCAGTGGAACGCCGGGCCGCATCCGAAGCGGGACGAGCTGCTGCCGGGGGACCTGGTGTTCTTCGCGCACAACCTGAACGATCCGCGCTCCATCCACCACGTGGGGATCTACGTGGGCGGCGGGTACATGATCAACGCGCCGTACACCGGCGCGGTGATCCGGTTCGACAAGATCGACAAGCCGGACTACATCGGGGCGACCCGGGTCACCGCGGACGGCGCGAAAGCGCTGCCCAGCGCGAACGCTGCGTGA